In a genomic window of Ardenticatenales bacterium:
- a CDS encoding AAA family ATPase: MNHLLSTADAEMRHFLEGLRDLVLTETEAQRQQISDQWRKPLSTRVADGYAIEGVRVSEIRTDGKVELTCPRNVSRFRPGDVLCLSHDDPFFAGNPMLTLDEDEETKLIVSSELPVAWDQLSAHQEPWTLDIGFVDLSSYIISALVEAGDTRVGRERILPLLMQRVQPDIDPVLYAHGLALGEERALNWSQSEALANAYATDLAYLVQGPPGTGKTRVLATLARALVQNGERVLVCAFTHRAINNALNAIARFNPGVPAIKVGDPTRADDLRVKNYETFHESPLADEGGGYIVGATPFATRTRRLGGVAFDTIIFDEASQITLPLAIMGMLAGQKYVFFGDQKQLPPVLTTRMTGGAFRESVFGTLVDGNFDTMLTETYRLNDALAGWPSRQFYDGLLTSAPQAAGGRIQYHAPPRRLDDVLAPHEPKVFWDLGHHNHTTYCHQEASAVVDLITTLLACGTPAAEIGVVAPYRAQGRLLRNMLRAYVPEPAIRRQLVVDTVERMQGQERDLIILSLTTSNPGFAANVAEFFFQPERLNVAITRPRYKLIIVGSRFVLNAQPFDAAFAAMVDLLDDLLTSCKYIPLTQDISPQVWESEW, encoded by the coding sequence ATGAACCATTTACTCTCCACTGCTGACGCGGAAATGCGTCATTTTCTCGAGGGGCTGCGTGATCTGGTGTTGACGGAGACGGAAGCTCAGCGGCAGCAAATATCTGATCAATGGAGGAAGCCTCTCTCGACACGTGTCGCCGATGGGTATGCGATTGAAGGCGTGCGTGTCAGCGAGATACGCACGGATGGAAAGGTGGAACTGACCTGTCCGCGCAATGTTTCCCGTTTCCGTCCGGGGGATGTGCTGTGCTTGAGTCATGATGATCCGTTTTTTGCCGGCAATCCCATGCTCACCCTTGATGAAGATGAAGAAACAAAACTTATTGTTTCCTCTGAACTGCCCGTAGCGTGGGACCAACTCTCGGCGCATCAAGAGCCGTGGACGTTGGACATCGGGTTCGTTGATTTGAGTAGCTACATCATTAGCGCGTTGGTGGAAGCGGGGGATACGCGCGTGGGGCGAGAGCGAATTCTCCCCTTGCTTATGCAGCGTGTTCAGCCGGACATCGATCCTGTTTTGTACGCTCACGGATTAGCGTTAGGGGAGGAACGGGCGCTTAATTGGAGCCAAAGTGAAGCCCTGGCGAATGCGTATGCCACGGATCTCGCTTACCTGGTGCAGGGACCGCCAGGCACGGGCAAGACCCGTGTTTTAGCGACGTTGGCACGGGCGTTGGTCCAGAACGGGGAGCGGGTGTTGGTTTGCGCTTTTACTCATCGGGCTATCAACAACGCGCTTAATGCTATCGCTCGTTTTAATCCTGGCGTGCCGGCAATCAAGGTTGGCGATCCCACGCGCGCGGACGACCTGCGCGTAAAAAACTACGAGACGTTTCACGAGTCCCCTTTGGCCGATGAAGGCGGCGGCTACATTGTCGGCGCGACGCCATTCGCCACGCGTACCAGACGATTGGGCGGCGTTGCTTTTGATACCATTATTTTCGACGAGGCGAGCCAGATCACGCTTCCACTGGCGATTATGGGAATGTTAGCCGGTCAGAAATATGTTTTCTTTGGCGATCAGAAGCAGTTGCCGCCCGTTTTGACCACGCGCATGACGGGCGGCGCCTTCCGCGAATCCGTTTTTGGGACGCTCGTGGATGGCAATTTTGACACGATGCTGACCGAGACCTATCGCTTAAATGATGCCTTAGCCGGTTGGCCCAGCCGCCAATTCTACGATGGTTTACTGACGTCGGCCCCACAGGCCGCGGGAGGACGTATCCAGTACCATGCGCCACCCCGCCGCCTGGATGATGTACTCGCTCCCCACGAACCGAAAGTGTTTTGGGACCTGGGGCACCATAATCATACAACTTACTGTCATCAGGAAGCGTCCGCGGTGGTTGATTTAATTACGACGTTGCTAGCGTGCGGCACGCCGGCGGCGGAAATCGGCGTGGTGGCTCCTTACCGGGCGCAGGGTCGCCTGCTACGCAATATGTTGCGCGCCTACGTGCCCGAACCGGCCATTCGTCGCCAGCTTGTTGTGGATACGGTTGAGCGTATGCAAGGCCAGGAGCGGGACCTGATTATTCTCTCCTTGACCACGTCTAATCCGGGTTTTGCCGCTAATGTGGCCGAGTTCTTTTTTCAGCCGGAGCGCCTGAATGTCGCGATCACGCGCCCGCGCTATAAGCTGATTATTGTTGGCAGCCGCTTTGTGTTGAATGCGCAACCATTCGATGCCGCGTTTGCCGCCATGGTGGATTTGTTGGACGATTTGCTGACAAGCTGCAAATATATTCCCCTGACCCAGGATATTTCTCCCCAGGTATGGGAGAGTGAGTGGTGA
- a CDS encoding DEAD/DEAH box helicase, translating into MAQLVPGTPIQGSSAEVIRLFNVLKRLPDDYVVSQRLPALHGPGPHFWLLRDNRAFFLAVSTATPQEAQRAQQPDLFHGAQVSIGAREEELLSLFLESAAKGLGIPAAILFPNLMQRHLDGMRPANTRTFWVSKEHLTPERWHQWVFERLSEPLMPAQINHIRAHFTPEVVIPASFTVRPPLERYTEAQLSDYLLDYDQEYALKLDLDLPDVGKHTAKDFGLRLVNGVAGSGKSLIVIYRAHILRQLFPHKRILILTHNRALIHDLRRRYARLSDGDKSVEMYTFMGWCRRYWPDERTWHRLIRYRDRLDLATQIWHRHLRGTAVSEQMLLDEIDWYKDRLLFSQEDYLAADRGGRGFALGESMRLRLYQAMESYHQALRHRQQMDWGDVPRQLWRYWHSGAVALPRYDVILVDEAQFFAPLWFEIIKRVLTPDVGHLFLVADTSQGFLKRGQSWLSSGLEVRGRVHRLYKSYRTTHEILDFATLLYRTRLPDDADDIVPPSMEDMPHGAIPVIIPLTTEQDEVTRVINEIRLLRKNGIPWRDILIIHASRQEIGHIIVRLNKVFGANTAIDPGKGKSENQVRVCSLNAATGLESPIVFLMGAHELYEREQSIRLSDEERTELIRDNTRKLYMALTRAGQRLVLTYVGRIPQNLARLFPPAKEADS; encoded by the coding sequence ATGGCTCAGCTTGTTCCGGGAACGCCGATACAGGGTTCATCGGCGGAGGTTATTCGTCTGTTTAATGTGTTGAAGCGACTGCCGGATGATTATGTTGTATCACAGCGATTGCCGGCATTACACGGACCAGGACCGCACTTTTGGTTGCTACGGGATAACCGGGCATTCTTCCTGGCCGTTTCCACGGCAACGCCGCAAGAGGCCCAGCGAGCGCAACAACCGGATTTGTTTCACGGCGCGCAAGTGTCTATTGGGGCGCGGGAGGAGGAACTGCTGTCCTTGTTCCTGGAGAGCGCGGCCAAAGGGTTGGGAATTCCCGCGGCCATTCTTTTCCCCAATCTCATGCAACGGCATTTGGACGGGATGAGGCCGGCGAATACCCGAACGTTTTGGGTGAGTAAAGAGCATTTGACGCCGGAGCGCTGGCATCAATGGGTGTTTGAGCGTTTGTCGGAGCCGCTGATGCCGGCACAAATCAACCACATCCGCGCTCACTTCACGCCGGAAGTCGTCATTCCCGCATCCTTTACCGTGCGCCCACCTCTTGAACGCTATACGGAAGCCCAACTGTCTGATTATCTGCTGGATTATGACCAGGAATATGCGCTCAAACTGGACCTGGACTTGCCCGATGTTGGCAAGCATACAGCCAAAGATTTCGGACTTCGCCTCGTCAACGGCGTTGCCGGCAGCGGCAAATCCCTCATCGTCATCTACCGCGCCCACATCCTGCGCCAGCTATTCCCCCACAAGCGCATCCTCATTCTCACCCACAATCGCGCCCTCATTCACGACTTGCGCCGCCGTTATGCCCGGCTCAGCGACGGCGACAAAAGCGTCGAAATGTACACCTTCATGGGCTGGTGTCGTCGCTACTGGCCCGACGAAAGGACCTGGCACCGACTTATCCGTTATCGTGACCGCCTCGACCTGGCGACACAAATCTGGCACAGGCATTTACGCGGGACGGCTGTTTCCGAACAAATGCTGCTGGATGAAATTGATTGGTATAAAGACCGGCTGCTCTTTAGTCAGGAAGATTATCTGGCCGCGGACCGCGGTGGGCGCGGTTTTGCTTTAGGCGAGTCCATGCGCCTGCGTCTCTACCAGGCCATGGAAAGCTATCACCAGGCTTTGCGGCATCGGCAACAAATGGATTGGGGCGATGTTCCCCGGCAATTATGGCGCTATTGGCACAGCGGAGCAGTAGCGTTGCCTCGCTATGACGTTATCCTCGTGGACGAAGCGCAGTTTTTTGCCCCACTCTGGTTTGAAATCATCAAGCGCGTCCTCACCCCAGACGTAGGGCATCTCTTCCTGGTGGCCGATACCAGCCAGGGATTCTTGAAACGGGGTCAATCCTGGCTGTCCAGTGGTTTGGAAGTGCGCGGACGAGTACACCGCCTATACAAAAGTTACCGCACCACCCACGAAATCCTGGATTTTGCCACACTCCTATACCGTACCCGATTGCCCGATGACGCGGATGATATTGTGCCGCCCAGCATGGAAGATATGCCCCATGGGGCGATCCCTGTCATCATTCCGCTCACCACGGAACAAGATGAAGTGACGCGCGTTATCAATGAAATACGCCTGCTACGCAAAAACGGCATCCCCTGGCGAGACATTCTGATCATTCATGCCAGCCGCCAGGAAATCGGGCACATCATTGTGCGCCTGAACAAGGTTTTTGGGGCAAATACCGCCATTGATCCAGGTAAGGGCAAATCGGAAAACCAGGTTCGGGTTTGTTCCCTGAATGCGGCCACCGGTCTGGAAAGCCCTATTGTGTTTCTCATGGGGGCGCATGAGTTGTATGAGCGCGAGCAGAGTATTCGCTTATCCGATGAAGAGCGAACCGAATTGATTCGCGATAACACGCGCAAACTGTACATGGCGCTCACCCGCGCCGGGCAACGGCTGGTGTTGACCTACGTGGGGCGGATTCCGCAGAACCTCGCTCGCCTATTTCCTCCCGCGAAAGAAGCCGACAGTTGA
- a CDS encoding ABC transporter permease, with protein sequence MSYIFQHFDIILRLTGQHLFMVLLALLISTVIALPLGLLLARYRRLATIVLGILGTLYTIPSIALLILLLPLFGLNQRSVIAALVIYTQIILVRNIVAGLQGISPAMIEAANGMGMNSWQRWWLVQFPLALPVILAGMRIAAVVATAIATIGAKFSAGGLGTLLFDGIAQNRYDKILSGSLVVALLAMLLNRLLLIAEDYFDPARRAEKRERQRAAREGGMGYEV encoded by the coding sequence ATGTCCTACATCTTCCAGCACTTCGACATCATCCTCCGCCTCACGGGCCAACACCTCTTCATGGTCCTCCTCGCCTTGCTGATCTCCACCGTCATCGCCCTGCCCCTCGGACTGCTGCTGGCCCGCTACCGGCGACTCGCCACCATCGTCCTCGGCATATTAGGCACGCTCTACACCATCCCCAGCATCGCCCTCCTCATCCTGCTCCTCCCCCTCTTCGGCCTCAATCAACGCTCCGTCATCGCCGCCCTCGTCATCTACACGCAAATCATCCTCGTGCGCAACATCGTCGCCGGCTTGCAAGGCATCTCCCCCGCCATGATCGAAGCCGCCAACGGCATGGGCATGAATTCGTGGCAGCGGTGGTGGCTGGTGCAGTTCCCGCTGGCGCTACCCGTCATCCTTGCCGGCATGCGCATCGCCGCCGTCGTCGCCACGGCCATCGCCACCATTGGCGCCAAATTCAGCGCCGGCGGATTGGGCACGCTCCTTTTTGACGGCATCGCCCAAAACCGCTACGACAAAATCCTCTCCGGCTCCCTCGTCGTCGCCCTGCTGGCCATGCTGCTCAACCGCCTCCTCCTCATCGCCGAAGACTACTTCGACCCTGCGCGCCGCGCCGAAAAGCGTGAACGCCAACGCGCCGCCCGTGAAGGAGGCATGGGGTATGAGGTATGA
- a CDS encoding ABC transporter ATP-binding protein: MCAIRFEHVSKQFANAPRPAVDDCSFTAEDSGFVVLLGPSGCGKTTLLKMVNRLYEPSAGTIYLNDADIRQMNITDLRRQIGYVIQQIGLFPHMTVAQNIGVVPNLLKWPPTRTRDRVDELLTLVDLPPDEYRDRYPAQMSGGQRQRVGVARALAGDPDVILMDEPFGAIDAITRAGLQDEMLQLQRKLRKTILFVTHDVEEALRLADKIVVMRAGKIVQFDTPFNILSQPANEFVHQLVGADDMVRQLGLIRVAAAMTPLPAAAAPDDRHTISRDDDLRQALSLLLRSRAPALTVTENGRPVGLLTLDNIRHSTGDHVDDAGI, translated from the coding sequence ATGTGTGCGATCCGGTTTGAACATGTCTCTAAGCAGTTTGCGAATGCGCCGCGGCCGGCGGTGGATGATTGCTCGTTCACGGCGGAGGATAGCGGCTTTGTGGTGCTGTTGGGGCCGTCGGGCTGTGGCAAGACGACGCTGCTGAAAATGGTGAATCGGCTTTATGAGCCAAGTGCCGGCACAATTTACCTCAACGACGCCGACATCCGCCAGATGAACATCACCGACCTGCGGCGGCAAATCGGCTACGTCATCCAACAAATCGGCCTCTTTCCGCACATGACGGTGGCCCAAAACATCGGCGTCGTGCCCAACCTGCTCAAATGGCCCCCGACGCGGACGCGCGACCGCGTGGATGAACTGCTGACACTGGTGGACTTGCCGCCTGACGAGTACCGCGACCGCTACCCGGCGCAAATGTCCGGCGGGCAGCGGCAGCGCGTGGGCGTGGCGCGGGCGCTGGCCGGCGACCCGGACGTGATCTTGATGGATGAGCCTTTTGGGGCGATTGATGCCATCACGCGCGCGGGGCTGCAAGATGAAATGCTGCAATTGCAACGCAAGCTGCGGAAGACGATCCTGTTTGTGACGCATGACGTGGAGGAGGCGCTGCGGCTGGCGGACAAAATCGTGGTGATGCGTGCCGGCAAAATCGTGCAATTCGACACCCCCTTCAACATTCTCAGCCAGCCCGCCAACGAATTCGTCCACCAACTCGTCGGCGCGGACGACATGGTGCGTCAACTCGGCCTCATTCGCGTCGCCGCCGCCATGACCCCCCTGCCCGCCGCCGCCGCGCCCGACGACCGGCACACCATCAGCCGCGACGACGACCTGCGCCAGGCGCTCTCCCTCCTCCTGCGTAGCCGCGCCCCCGCCCTCACCGTCACCGAAAACGGGAGACCCGTTGGCCTGCTCACCCTGGACAACATCCGTCATTCTACGGGCGACCACGTGGATGATGCCGGCATCTGA
- a CDS encoding quaternary ammonium transporter, with product MRRHWQKLSLLLVLVMALSLVLTACGGGNKGSVTVASKDFTEQFILGEMYALLLEDAGYTVNRKLNLGGTPVAQQALLDGEIDLYPEYTGTGLLTVLKLSVMSDPQAVFDTVKQAYADQFQLVWLDPAPMNNTQALAMTKARAAELGITTFSDMVAHAGDLVLIGPPEFAEREDGIPGLKRVYGDFAFKDFLSVDPGLRYQALLNGEADVVVAFGTDGELAAYDLLSLVDDKGLYPPYQVAPVIRESVLNEHPDIADILNKVAPLLTNETMQRLNNEVSGNGREPADVAKEFLTQEGLIKG from the coding sequence ATGAGACGCCACTGGCAAAAACTCAGCCTCCTGCTCGTCCTCGTCATGGCCTTGTCCCTGGTCCTGACGGCGTGCGGCGGCGGCAACAAGGGGAGCGTCACCGTCGCTTCCAAAGATTTCACGGAGCAGTTCATTTTAGGTGAAATGTACGCGCTCTTGTTGGAGGACGCGGGCTACACCGTCAACCGCAAGCTGAACCTGGGCGGCACGCCCGTGGCACAGCAGGCGCTGCTGGACGGAGAAATCGACCTCTACCCGGAATACACGGGCACGGGACTGCTCACGGTCCTCAAACTATCGGTGATGAGTGACCCACAGGCCGTTTTCGACACGGTGAAGCAGGCGTATGCGGACCAGTTCCAATTGGTCTGGCTGGACCCCGCGCCAATGAACAACACGCAAGCTCTGGCGATGACCAAAGCGCGCGCCGCCGAGTTGGGCATCACCACCTTCTCGGACATGGTAGCCCATGCCGGCGACCTCGTCCTCATTGGCCCGCCGGAATTCGCGGAACGGGAAGATGGCATCCCCGGCCTGAAGCGCGTCTATGGTGACTTCGCCTTCAAGGATTTTCTGTCGGTTGACCCGGGGCTGCGCTACCAGGCACTGCTAAACGGGGAAGCGGACGTGGTGGTGGCCTTCGGCACGGACGGGGAACTGGCGGCCTACGATTTGCTCTCTCTGGTGGACGACAAAGGGCTGTATCCCCCCTACCAGGTGGCTCCCGTGATTCGTGAATCCGTCCTCAACGAGCATCCCGACATCGCCGACATCCTGAATAAAGTGGCTCCGCTGCTGACCAACGAGACGATGCAGCGGCTGAATAACGAGGTCTCCGGCAACGGGCGCGAACCCGCCGACGTGGCCAAGGAGTTCCTGACGCAAGAAGGGCTTATCAAGGGTTGA
- a CDS encoding ABC transporter permease, with protein MFDLLQAAYAYAGSHVTELLQALRQHLLLVAVALGIGILLCVPLGVWTSRSRAASLAIINTFNTLRVVPSLAILFLAIPYFGLSFTSAAIALTILALPPILINTDAAYRTIDPAIREAAFGMGMTGRQVLWQVETPLALPVIVAGIRTATTEVIASATLAAFIGSGGLGLYVVRGFALYNIPILLVGALPVALLTLLADILLGSAQRFLQPPVQS; from the coding sequence ATGTTCGATTTATTACAAGCTGCCTACGCCTATGCCGGCTCCCACGTCACCGAGCTTCTACAGGCGCTGCGGCAGCACTTACTCCTGGTGGCTGTGGCCCTGGGCATAGGCATTTTGCTCTGCGTTCCGCTGGGTGTCTGGACCTCCCGCTCCCGCGCCGCCTCGCTGGCCATCATCAACACCTTCAACACGTTGCGCGTCGTGCCCAGTCTGGCTATCCTCTTCCTGGCAATCCCCTACTTCGGCCTCTCATTCACCTCCGCCGCCATCGCCCTCACCATTCTGGCCCTGCCCCCCATCCTGATCAACACGGATGCCGCTTACCGCACGATTGATCCCGCCATTCGGGAGGCAGCTTTTGGCATGGGGATGACGGGGCGGCAGGTACTGTGGCAGGTCGAGACACCATTAGCATTGCCGGTGATTGTTGCCGGCATTCGCACCGCCACCACCGAAGTCATCGCCAGCGCCACCCTCGCCGCCTTCATTGGCAGCGGCGGCCTCGGTCTCTACGTCGTGCGTGGCTTTGCCCTTTACAACATCCCCATCCTGCTCGTCGGCGCGCTGCCCGTCGCCCTCCTCACCCTGCTCGCCGACATCCTGCTAGGGAGCGCCCAGCGTTTCCTCCAACCGCCCGTCCAAAGCTAA
- a CDS encoding methylated-DNA--[protein]-cysteine S-methyltransferase, with product MYFAYYSSPIGVLEIAGTTTAITAVNFVDAAPAQYETHPLTQATREQLDAYFRHRRETFDLPLEPEGTSFQRRVWQELLTVPYGRLLTYQDVADALGNPKATRAVGAANGQNPIPIIIPCHRIVGSGGKLTGYGGGLWRKEWLLRHEGALLV from the coding sequence ATTTATTTTGCTTACTATTCGTCTCCTATTGGCGTGCTGGAAATTGCCGGCACAACCACCGCCATCACCGCCGTCAATTTTGTAGACGCTGCCCCCGCTCAGTATGAGACCCATCCCCTGACGCAGGCGACCCGCGAACAACTTGACGCCTATTTTCGCCACCGGCGCGAAACTTTCGACCTGCCCCTGGAACCGGAAGGAACCTCGTTTCAGCGGCGGGTGTGGCAGGAACTGCTCACCGTGCCCTATGGCCGCCTGCTAACCTACCAGGATGTGGCCGACGCGCTGGGCAACCCGAAAGCGACGCGGGCGGTGGGCGCGGCCAACGGCCAAAATCCGATTCCCATTATCATTCCCTGCCACCGCATTGTGGGCAGCGGCGGCAAGCTGACGGGATACGGCGGCGGGCTGTGGCGCAAGGAGTGGCTGCTGCGCCACGAGGGGGCTTTGCTGGTGTGA
- a CDS encoding HAD-IIA family hydrolase, whose protein sequence is MKLYDGYIFDLDGTVYLGEALLPGAGETIAWLRARGKRTVFLSNNPTRTRADYAGKLTHLGLPTPPEDVINASYVMVDFLRRQMPGARLFVVGEASLRAELAAAGFEIAADAAGVAAVIASFDRTFDYRKLQIAFDAIRAGARFFATNADRYCPTPEGGQPDAAAMIAAIEACTDTRVEAVVGKPSAHMAEAILRLLGLPPARCLMTGDRLETDVLMGLNAGMSTALTLTGATDAAAAHRSPIRPTYLLHTLADLLPAAAPP, encoded by the coding sequence ATGAAGCTATACGACGGCTACATTTTTGACCTGGATGGCACGGTTTATCTGGGGGAGGCGCTGCTGCCGGGCGCGGGGGAGACGATTGCCTGGCTGCGGGCGCGGGGGAAGCGCACGGTGTTTCTTTCCAATAATCCTACCCGCACGCGCGCGGATTATGCCGGCAAACTCACCCACCTCGGCCTCCCCACTCCCCCTGAAGACGTGATCAACGCTTCCTACGTGATGGTAGACTTCCTGCGCCGGCAAATGCCCGGCGCGCGCCTGTTCGTCGTTGGCGAAGCCTCGCTGCGGGCGGAATTGGCGGCGGCGGGGTTCGAGATTGCGGCAGACGCGGCGGGCGTGGCCGCCGTCATCGCCAGTTTCGACCGCACTTTCGACTACCGTAAGCTGCAAATCGCCTTTGACGCCATTCGCGCCGGGGCGCGTTTCTTCGCCACCAATGCGGATCGTTACTGCCCCACCCCAGAAGGGGGACAACCGGACGCGGCGGCGATGATTGCGGCAATTGAGGCGTGTACGGATACGCGGGTGGAGGCGGTGGTGGGGAAGCCGTCCGCGCACATGGCGGAGGCGATTTTGCGCCTGTTGGGGCTGCCGCCGGCGCGCTGCCTGATGACGGGGGATCGGTTGGAGACGGATGTGTTGATGGGGCTGAATGCCGGCATGTCCACAGCCCTCACCCTCACCGGCGCCACCGACGCAGCCGCCGCCCATCGCTCCCCCATTCGCCCCACCTACCTGCTACACACCCTGGCCGATCTCCTCCCCGCCGCCGCGCCCCCCTGA
- a CDS encoding HAMP domain-containing protein, with the protein MNRLWVRLSIAISSLIILAVGLMVLVGVVLSQLGLITGGPPGDNVPLLVRLLNGLVFTALISVVVGISAGIWVSRTMAAPLDRLAEAAQAIGAKDLSRRVEVRGSQEVIAVSQAFNEMAVALQNAEAVRRNLIADVAHELRTPLTVLQGNLQAILDDVYPLDKEEVARLYDQTRLLIRLVNDLHELAQVEMRQFPVQPQPTDLRRLVQETVATYAPMAEEAGVTLRADVPPEVPLINADPARLTQALQNLLSNALRHTPDAGIITIQLARETNSLRLSVRDTGSGIAAEHLPHVFDRFYRTDRGRSRDAGGAGLGLAIVKAIVEAHGGRVQAMSRGRGQGSTFVIILPL; encoded by the coding sequence ATGAACCGTTTGTGGGTACGTTTAAGCATAGCCATTAGCAGCCTGATTATCCTGGCTGTGGGTCTGATGGTGCTGGTGGGCGTGGTCCTAAGCCAGTTGGGGCTGATCACGGGTGGCCCGCCGGGGGACAATGTGCCGCTGCTGGTGCGCCTGCTGAATGGGCTGGTTTTTACGGCGTTGATCAGCGTGGTGGTGGGGATCAGTGCCGGCATTTGGGTCAGTCGCACCATGGCCGCCCCCCTCGACCGCCTGGCCGAAGCCGCGCAAGCCATCGGGGCCAAAGACCTCAGCCGCCGCGTGGAAGTCCGTGGCAGCCAGGAAGTCATCGCCGTCTCGCAGGCCTTTAACGAGATGGCCGTGGCCCTGCAAAACGCGGAAGCGGTGCGCCGCAACCTGATCGCCGATGTCGCCCACGAACTCCGCACCCCTCTCACTGTGCTGCAAGGCAATTTGCAGGCCATCCTGGACGACGTGTATCCGCTGGACAAGGAGGAAGTGGCCCGCCTCTACGACCAGACCCGCCTGCTCATTCGCCTGGTGAACGATTTGCACGAACTGGCCCAGGTGGAAATGCGGCAGTTTCCCGTGCAGCCGCAGCCGACGGATTTGCGCCGGTTGGTGCAAGAGACTGTTGCCACGTATGCGCCGATGGCGGAGGAGGCGGGGGTGACACTGCGCGCCGACGTACCGCCGGAAGTTCCGCTGATCAACGCGGATCCCGCCCGCCTGACGCAGGCGCTGCAAAATTTGCTCTCCAATGCGCTGCGACATACGCCAGATGCCGGCATCATCACCATCCAACTCGCCCGCGAAACAAACAGCCTGCGCCTGAGCGTGCGCGACACCGGCTCCGGCATCGCCGCCGAACACCTGCCACACGTCTTCGACCGCTTCTACCGCACCGACAGAGGGCGCAGCCGCGACGCCGGCGGCGCGGGCCTGGGGCTGGCGATTGTGAAAGCCATTGTCGAAGCCCACGGCGGGCGCGTGCAGGCCATGAGTCGTGGGCGCGGCCAGGGCAGCACGTTCGTCATCATCCTACCACTATAG